In Vespa velutina chromosome 1, iVesVel2.1, whole genome shotgun sequence, the following proteins share a genomic window:
- the LOC124956758 gene encoding uncharacterized protein LOC124956758, protein MAIKLTLVVMAAGIFALCNGGAIPVPIAPIAPATDYDPHPQYTYTYDVSDSLTGDSKSQHESRNGDVVSGSYSLIEADGTRRIVEYTADPINGFNAVVHREPIALIKPIVPVAPVAPIAYLHISFVQLNEDTKFAINTKKKEDITERLGGGGKGGCFDVLRLLLQGILAGYCIRMAQKCESQPRRIKVPPILPRDISLLPILLWTNMAGKFVVFLGLAIFGQCSVVPAAIPAVATVPAAKLEEFDATPQYSFAYDVQDTLTGDSKAQYETRNGDIVQGSYSLIEADGTRRIVEYTADPVNGFNAVVSREPVTALAAIAAPFVPYAPAVSPSVAAASVPAPAVPTIPATGPDSDVEVVEARTGPLKNAPASRDFELQQQQRQQQLEQIRQQQQRQQEQQQQQLQQLKQIQEQQQQARRQIQQQVRQKQQQQVQHQQEGGQREELKQEEQQEQRSSPVRVLASPVQLRLGQIENAQRGLVQLPATRAISTYPTYNAYTAAYSSPFAYAAPLTGLTYASALL, encoded by the exons ATGGCTATCAAG ttgACCCTTGTCGTCATGGCAGCTGGAATATTTGCTCTATGCAACGGAGGAGCTATTCCAGTACCTATTGCTCCTATAGCTCCAGCAACCGATTATGATCCTCATCCGCAATACACTTACACTTACGATGTAAGCGATAGCTTGACCGGTGATTCGAAGAGTCAACACGAGAGTAGAAATGGTGACGTTGTTAGTGGCAGTTACAGCTTAATCGAAGCTGATGGTACCAGACGAATTGTCGAATACACGGCTGATCCAATTAATGGATTCAACGCTGTCGTCCACAGGGAACCTATAGCCCTTATCAAACCGATCGTGCCTGTTGCTCCTGTTGCTCCCATTGCCTACC TTCATATTTCCTTCGTTCAACTTAATGAAGATACGAAGTTTGCTATAAATACT aagaagaaagaagatatcaCTGAGAGATTAGGTGGGGGCGGTAAAGGCGGGTGTTTTGACGTGTTGCGGCTTTTGTTGCAAGGAATTCTCGCGGGTTATTGTATACGGATGGCACAAAAATGCGAGTCGCAACCGAGACGTATAAAAGTGCCACCGATTTTACCCCGAGACATCAGTCTTCTGCCGATTCTCTTGTGGACAAACATGGCTGGCAAG TTCGTTGTATTCTTGGGATTGGCGATATTCGGGCAATGCTCGGTGGTACCTGCGGCGATACCAGCTGTAGCAACTGTTCCTGCGGCAAAACTGGAGGAATTTGACGCAACACCACAGTATAGCTTTGCTTATGACGTCCAAGACACTCTGACGGGTGACTCGAAGGCTCAGTATGAAACAAGAAATGGTGATATCGTTCAGGGTAGTTACAGTTTGATCGAAGCCGACGGAACTCGACGTATCGTCGAATACACGGCTGATCCCGTAAATGGATTCAATGCCGTTGTTAGCAGGGAACCTGTCACTGCTTTAGCTGCTATCGCCGCACCTTTTGTACCCTATGCACCCGCTGTGTCACCTTCCGTTGCAGCTGCATCTGTACCTGCACCTGCTGTACCAACTATTCCTGCAACTGGTCCGGATTCGGACGTTGAAGTGGTTGAAGCTAGAACGGGACCTCTAAAGAACGCACCGGCTTCGCGCGATTTCGAACTGCAACAACAGCAGCGACAACAGCAACTCGAACAGATACGCCAGCAACAACAACGCCAACAagaacaacagcaacaacagttGCAGCAGCTGAAACAGATACAAGAACAGCAACAGCAGGCACGCCGGCAGATTCAGCAACAAGTCAGACAAAAGCAACAGCAACAAGTACAGCACCAACAAGAAGGTGGTCAGCGAGAAGAACTAAAACAGGAGGAGCAGCAGGAACAGAGATCTTCACCTGTCAGAGTTCTCGCCAGTCCGGTTCAACTCCGATTAGGACAGATTGAAAATGCTCAACGAGGATTAGTCCAATTACCAGCGACAAGAGCTATCTCTACTTATCCCACCTACAACGCTTACACGGCAGCATACTCATCGCCGTTTGCTTACGCGGCACCTCTTACTGGTCTCACTTATGCATCTGCACTCCTCTAA
- the LOC124952998 gene encoding popeye domain-containing protein 3-like: MWICFDLIGSREGLGASISFLILLYSISNSVDASLTNADTFNIPHNTVTSDISSPTVTHHENDECRNVTTDDRESSGLSVVSHGTGHPHSPTVPPTFLHGVLTCQPYQGIYVNHVYFQLANVFFLLSHLAPSGIHGVLYLRCTLLVGCAFLALWGWTIACWLDVVLWNALFVVINFVHVCTLLYKLRPIKFSREVEEVYIAVFQPLRVSRHQFKKVLNCMKIIRQLKYQEVYAQEKVTKVDSLSLVLSGKLVVSQNGRALHIVFPHQFLDSPEWFGVSTDEYFQVSITAMEESRILLWHRDKLKLSIISDQFLQAVFDHILGRDVVKKLMQVSETMAASSHQQQNGQVIGLGSIGTLENDPDTKLFVVKKTGDSQGITALISRQLQAAGDPNAWRLGRIEETDHETPV, from the exons ATGTGGATCTGTTTTGATTTAATAGGAAGCCGAGAAGGCTTGGGTGCTTCCATTTCATTCCTTATACTTCTATATTCGATTTCTAACAGTGTTGATGCTAGTTTAACAAATGCTGATACATTCAATATACCTCATAATACTGTCACATCAGATATATCATCACCAACTGTTACGCATCATGAGAATGACGAATGTAGGAATGTGACCACTGATGATAGAGAAA gtTCTGGACTGTCAGTGGTCAGCCATGGAACTGGCCATCCTCATTCGCCAACAGTGCCTCCAACCTTTCTCCACGGAGTTCTTACCTGCCAACCGTATCAAGGAATTTATGTGAACCATGTCTATTTTCAATTAGCAAATGTCTTCTTCCTATTGTCACACCTTGCACCAAGTGGCATACATGGTGTCCTCTATTTAAGGTGCACTCTGCTCGTGGGCTGTGCCTTTCTTGCTTTGTGGGGCTGGACAATAGCTTGTTGGCTGGACGTCGTGCTCTGGAATGCTCTCTTTGTTGTCATCAACTTCGTCCATGTATGCACGCTTCTTTACAAGCTCAGGCCTATCAAGTTTTCAAGGGAAGTTGAAGAG GTATATATTGCCGTATTCCAGCCATTGAGAGTATCACGTCATCAgtttaaaaaagttttaaattgTATGAAGATCATCagacaattaaaatatcaagaaGTTTACGCTCAAGAGAAAGTAACAAAAGTTGACTCTTTATCATTGGTATTATCAGGAAA ATTAGTTGTATCACAGAATGGAAGAGCATTGCATATTGTCTTCCCTCATCAGTTCCTGGATTCTCCAGAATGGTTTGGTGTCTCTACAGATGAATATTTCCag GTATCTATAACAGCTATGGAAGAATCAAGGATATTATTATGGCACAGAGATAAGTTAAAATTAAGCATTATTAGTGATCAATTCCTGCAGGCAGTTTTTGATCATATCCTTGGGAGAGATGTAGTTAAAAAGTTGATGCAG gtTAGTGAAACAATGGCTGCTAGCAGTCATCAACAACAAAATGGACAAGTTATTGGTCTTGGCAGCATAGGGACGTTAGAAAATGATCCAGATACTAAGCTATTCGTCGTTAAAAAAACAGGTGATAGTCAGGGGATTACTGCTCTTATCAGTCGTCAACTTCAAg CAGCAGGTGATCCAAATGCTTGGAGATTGGGAAGAATCGAAGAGACTGATCATGAAACACCTGTTTAA
- the LOC124953043 gene encoding uncharacterized protein LOC124953043 isoform X2, whose protein sequence is MSIIDSHRLTKPEFLSEHELCQILKNRCIEITNFETLSKTELIELYKRVAMPLPQRQPGDINCKEANRNNLNQKPVSETDQNITVHVSDKHDNTNTTNLREKKRRVSQGNLVESKSFMHETKSVLKKVRLTSISKVETDCNGINKHESNEENEDSTLPPTKKRQKITWP, encoded by the exons atgtCAATAATAGATTCACATCGATTAACTAAACCAGAATTTTTATCAGAACATGAACTCtgtcaaatattaaaaaat AGATGTattgaaataacaaattttgaaACATTATCTAAAACTGAATTGATAGAGTTATACAAACGAGTTGCCATGCCATTACCCCAAAGACAACCTGGAGatataaattgtaaagaagcaaatagaaataatttgaatcAGAAGCCTGTGTCAGAAACAGATCAAAATATAACAGTACA tgTTTCTGATAAACATGACAATACAAATACTACTAACTtacgtgaaaagaaaagaagagtatCTCAGGGAAATTTAGTAGAATCCAAGTCATTCATGCATGAAACTAAATCAGTATTGAAAAAAGTTCGTCTAACTTCTATATCAAAAGTAGAAACTGATTGTAATGGAATTAATAAACATGAAagtaatgaagaaaatgaa GATTCAACTTTACCACCTACaaagaaaaggcaaaaaatTACATGGCCCTAA
- the LOC124953043 gene encoding uncharacterized protein LOC124953043 isoform X1, with the protein MSIIDSHRLTKPEFLSEHELCQILKNRCIEITNFETLSKTELIELYKRVAMPLPQRQPGDINCKEANRNNLNQKPVSETDQNITVHVSDKHDNTNTTNLREKKRRVSQGNLVESKSFMHETKSVLKKVRLTSISKVETDCNGINKHESNEENELLRLCYRIQLYHLQRKGKKLHGPNF; encoded by the exons atgtCAATAATAGATTCACATCGATTAACTAAACCAGAATTTTTATCAGAACATGAACTCtgtcaaatattaaaaaat AGATGTattgaaataacaaattttgaaACATTATCTAAAACTGAATTGATAGAGTTATACAAACGAGTTGCCATGCCATTACCCCAAAGACAACCTGGAGatataaattgtaaagaagcaaatagaaataatttgaatcAGAAGCCTGTGTCAGAAACAGATCAAAATATAACAGTACA tgTTTCTGATAAACATGACAATACAAATACTACTAACTtacgtgaaaagaaaagaagagtatCTCAGGGAAATTTAGTAGAATCCAAGTCATTCATGCATGAAACTAAATCAGTATTGAAAAAAGTTCGTCTAACTTCTATATCAAAAGTAGAAACTGATTGTAATGGAATTAATAAACATGAAagtaatgaagaaaatgaa ttattacgtTTGTGTTATAGGATTCAACTTTACCACCTACaaagaaaaggcaaaaaatTACATGGCCCTAATTTCTAA